A window from Ostrinia nubilalis chromosome 13, ilOstNubi1.1, whole genome shotgun sequence encodes these proteins:
- the LOC135077220 gene encoding uncharacterized protein LOC135077220, with the protein MITTDQYESDDILSVKELKSTVRQSVKNIIDKEKFTAYIASVKNQTTNGGNYLGTLQTVTITGKTEGGENKELRLFLKNIMHIEDQFAIVDTLEVYQREGFFYREVFNYFEKIEDKYNIPVEERLNTVKGYSETNDEVIILEDVSCKGYKTSDRFKVVSLKFAELAIKELAKFHAMSFIIRKENPRYFENNIKSLRPLLKFNEQLETHLRRTCEKAMETLDETAKLKLEKFVPKMIGKFQKYMVVEPDEAICITHADFRPDNILVKEIDGEAAKVIPVDYQSACFSCPVIDFLYFIFTGTDQEFRKHHMKDLKDLYYCTFESFLRKFGIDANKMYSRKQFEDDLREKMEYGLISFVIVMPFIFTIPGDIPELGNGIENIALIFDERYKDRLHGVIDDFIQWGYL; encoded by the exons atGATAACCACTGATCAATATGAGAGTGATGACATATTGTCTGTTAAAGAACTAAAATCCACTGTACGCCAAAGTGTCAAAAATATAATTGACAAAGAAAAATTCACGGCATACATAGCAAGTGTCAAAAATCAAACAACTAATGGAGGAAATTATTTAGGAACATTGCAAACGGTGACTATAACTGGAAAAACGGAAGGGGGTGAAAACAAAGAATTAAgattatttcttaaaaatattatgcataTAGAAGATCAGTTCGCAATTGTTGATACTTTGGAAGTATACCAAAGAGAAGGGTTTTTCTACAGAGAGGTAttcaattattttgaaaaaattgaAGATAAATACAACATACCCGTAGAAGAACGATTGAACACCGTGAAAGGATACAGCGAGACAAATGATGAGGTGATTATTTTGGAAGATGTTTCATGTAAGGGTTATAAAACAAGCGACAGATTCAAAGTAGTTTCTCTGAAATTTGCAGAATTGGCCATCAAAGAACTTGCCAAATTTCATGCCATGTCATTCATTATTCGGAAAGAAAATCCAAGATATTTTGAGAACAATATAAAATCATTACGGCCTTTGCTTAAATTCAACGAACAACTTGAAACTCATTTGAGGAGAACATGTGAAAAAGCAATGGAAACTTTAGATGAAACTGCAAAATTGAAACTCGAAAAATTTGTTCCAAAAATGATTGGAAAATTCCAGAAATATATGGTTGTTGAACCAGATGAAGCTATTTGCATAACGCATGCAGATTTTCGGCCAGACAACATATTGGTGAAAGAAATT GACGGAGAGGCTGCCAAAGTAATTCCGGTCGACTATCAAAGTGCTTGTTTCAGCTGTCCAGTCATtgattttttatatttcattttcaCGGGAACTGATCAGGAATTTCGAAAACACCACATGAAGGACCTCAAGGACTTGTATTACTGTACTTTTGAAAGCTTTTTGAGAAAATTTGGTATCGACGCGAATAAAATGTACAGCAGAAAGCAATTCGAGGACGATTTAAGAGAAAAGATGGAATATGGCTTGATATCTTTTGTGATTGTAATGCCTTTTATTTTCACGATTCCTGGAGATATCCCTGAATTGGGGAACGGTATCGAAAACATTGCTTTAATTTTTGATGAACGTTACAAGGACAGATTGCATGGTGTTATTGATGACTTTATACAGTGGGGGTATTTGTGA
- the LOC135077221 gene encoding uncharacterized protein LOC135077221 yields the protein MPPIVQCDKDDIILIKELNPVVRQNIKHIINKEGFVTYTVNVKDVTTNGANYLGTLQTVTVSGKTKDGDKELHLFLKNIINEVGRLSVLNVSEAYLKEGFCYKELFKIFETIEDKYNIPQEKRLNTVKGYSETNSEVIILDDVSKMGYKAYNRFGVMTKKIAELAFEQLAKLHAMSFIIRKEYPKYFENKIKSLNTLFNINSEFENHLRNTCNKAMETLEGDAKAKLRDFCPKMVEKYSNYIKIAPEEAVCITHGDFQPNNLLLKETNGEPSSVMIIDFQFAYYGNPVTDLIFFIFLGTDQKFRKDHMEDLKELYYGTFESFLSDFGISASVVYSKRQFEDDFKEKLDFGLMCFIQFMPFLFARTDQLPELQNGLASLTLKMDERYKDRLHGVVDDFIQWGYL from the exons atgCCGCCTATTGTTCAGTGCGATAAAGacgacataatattaattaaggaaTTGAATCCAGTGGTGCGACAAAACATCAAacatattattaacaaagaAGGCTTCGTAACTTATACAGTGAATGTGAAAGATGTGACAACAAATGGAGCAAATTATCTTGGAACATTACAAACTGTAACTGTAAGTGGAAAAACTAAAGATGGTGACAAGGAACTACATCTGTTTCTGAAAAACATCATAAATGAAGTAGGACGACTTTCTGTGCTCAACGTTTCAGAAGCATATCTTAAAGAAGGCTTTTGCTATAAAGAGCTGTTCAAGATCTTTGAAACAATTGAAGATAAATACAACATCCCACAAGAAAAAAGACTAAATACAGTCAAGGGGTACAGCGAAACAAAcagtgaagtgataattctGGATGATGTTTCCAAAATGGGTTATAAAGCGTACAACAGATTTGGTGTGATGACGAAAAAAATTGCAGAATTGGCTTTCGAGCAACTTGCCAAACTACACGCCATGTCGTTTATTATAAGAAAGGAGTAtccaaaatattttgaaaacaaaattaaatcctTAAACACGCTGTTTAATATTAACAGTGAATTTGAAAATCACTTAAGAAATACTTGCAACAAAGCTATGGAAACATTGGAAGGTGATGCGAAAGCTAAACTGCGTGATTTTTGTCCAAAAATGGTAGAAAAGTActcaaattacattaaaatagcACCAGAAGAAGCTGTGTGTATAACTCAtggagattttcagccaaataatTTGTTACTGAAAGAAACT AACGGAGAACCCTCAAGTGTAATGATTATTGACTTTCAATTCGCATACTACGGCAACCCAGTCACCGATCTCATATTCTTCATCTTCTTGGGGACCGATCAGAAGTTTCGGAAGGATCACATGGAAGATCTTAAAGAGTTGTACTATGGCACTTTTGAAAGCTTTTTAAGTGATTTTGGTATCAGTGCGTCTGTTGTGTATTCGAAGAGGCAATTCGAAGATGATTTTAAAGAGAAACTGGACTTTGGTTTGATGTGTTTCATACAATTCATGCCTTTTCTTTTCGCGAGGACAGACCAACTCCCTGAGCTGCAGAACGGACTTGCAAGTTTGACATTGAAAATGGATGAGCGGTATAAAGACCGTTTGCATGGAGTCGTCGATGACTTTATACAATGGGgatatttgtaa
- the LOC135077222 gene encoding uncharacterized protein LOC135077222 isoform X2, which produces MITTEQYESDDILSVKELKSTVRQSVKNIIDKERFTEYIANIKNQTTNGGNYLGTLQTVAITGKTDGGENKELRLFLKNIMHIEDQFAIVDTLEAYQREGFFYREVFNYFEKIEVKYNIPVEERLNTVKGYSETNDEDGEAVKVIPVDYQIACFGCPVNDFLYFIFLGTDQEFRKNHMQDLKDLYYCTFKNFLGKFGIDANEMYTKKQFEHDFRENLEYGLISFMSVMPFIFTIPGDIPDLGNGIENIALNLDERYKDRLHGVIDDFIQWGYL; this is translated from the exons ATGATAACCACTGAACAATATGAGAGTGATGACATATTATCTGTTAAAGAATTAAAATCCACTGTACGCCAAAGTGTCAAAAATATAATTGACAAAGAAAGATTCACGGAATACATTGCAAATATCAAAAATCAAACAACTAACGGAGGAAATTACTTAGGAACATTGCAAACGGTGGCTATAACTGGAAAAACGGATGGTGGTGAAAACAAAGAATTAAGActatttcttaaaaatattatgcataTAGAAGATCAGTTCGCAATTGTTGATACTTTGGAAGCATACCAAAGAGAAGGGTTTTTCTACAGAGAGGTGttcaattattttgaaaaaattgaAGTTAAATACAACATACCAGTGGAGGAAAGATTGAACACCGTGAAAGGATACAGCGAGACAAATGATGAG GATGGAGAGGCTGTCAAAGTAATTCCGGTCGACTATCAAATTGCTTGTTTCGGCTGTCCAGTCAATGATTTTTTATACTTCATTTTCTTGGGAACAGATCAGGAATTTCGTAAAAACCACATGCAGGACCTCAAGGACTTGTACTactgtacttttaaaaactttttaggTAAATTTGGTATCGACGCGAATGAAATGTATACTAAAAAGCAATTCGAGCATGATTTTAGAGAGAATTTGGAGTATGGATTGATATCTTTTATGTCTGTAATGCCTTTTATTTTCACGATTCCTGGAGATATCCCTGATTTGGGGAACGGTATCGAAAACATTGCTTTAAATCTTGATGAACGTTACA
- the LOC135077222 gene encoding uncharacterized protein LOC135077222 isoform X1 has protein sequence MITTEQYESDDILSVKELKSTVRQSVKNIIDKERFTEYIANIKNQTTNGGNYLGTLQTVAITGKTDGGENKELRLFLKNIMHIEDQFAIVDTLEAYQREGFFYREVFNYFEKIEVKYNIPVEERLNTVKGYSETNDEVIILEDVSYKGYKTGDRFKVVSLKFAELAIKELAKFHAMSFIIRNENPKYFENNMKSLRSLFKINEQFKTHLRRTFDKAMETLDETAKLKLEKIVPKIIDTFHKYMVVEPEEAICITHTDYRPDNILVKEIDGEAVKVIPVDYQIACFGCPVNDFLYFIFLGTDQEFRKNHMQDLKDLYYCTFKNFLGKFGIDANEMYTKKQFEHDFRENLEYGLISFMSVMPFIFTIPGDIPDLGNGIENIALNLDERYKDRLHGVIDDFIQWGYL, from the exons ATGATAACCACTGAACAATATGAGAGTGATGACATATTATCTGTTAAAGAATTAAAATCCACTGTACGCCAAAGTGTCAAAAATATAATTGACAAAGAAAGATTCACGGAATACATTGCAAATATCAAAAATCAAACAACTAACGGAGGAAATTACTTAGGAACATTGCAAACGGTGGCTATAACTGGAAAAACGGATGGTGGTGAAAACAAAGAATTAAGActatttcttaaaaatattatgcataTAGAAGATCAGTTCGCAATTGTTGATACTTTGGAAGCATACCAAAGAGAAGGGTTTTTCTACAGAGAGGTGttcaattattttgaaaaaattgaAGTTAAATACAACATACCAGTGGAGGAAAGATTGAACACCGTGAAAGGATACAGCGAGACAAATGATGAGGTGATTATTTTGGAAGATGTTTCATACAAGGGTTATAAAACAGGCGACAGATTCAAAGTAGTTTCTCTGAAATTTGCAGAATTGGCCATCAAAGAACTTGCCAAATTTCATGCCATGTCATTCATTATCCGGAATGAAAATCCAAAATATTTTGAGAACAATATGAAATCATTACGGtcgttatttaaaataaatgaacaaTTTAAAACTCATTTGAGGAGAACATTTGACAAAGCAATGGAAACTTTAGATGAAACTGCAAAATTGAAACTCGAAAAAATTGTTCCAAAAATAATCGACACATTCCACAAATATATGGTTGTTGAACCAGAGGAAGCCATTTGCATAACGCATACAGATTATCGGCCAGACAACATATTGGTGAAAGAAATT GATGGAGAGGCTGTCAAAGTAATTCCGGTCGACTATCAAATTGCTTGTTTCGGCTGTCCAGTCAATGATTTTTTATACTTCATTTTCTTGGGAACAGATCAGGAATTTCGTAAAAACCACATGCAGGACCTCAAGGACTTGTACTactgtacttttaaaaactttttaggTAAATTTGGTATCGACGCGAATGAAATGTATACTAAAAAGCAATTCGAGCATGATTTTAGAGAGAATTTGGAGTATGGATTGATATCTTTTATGTCTGTAATGCCTTTTATTTTCACGATTCCTGGAGATATCCCTGATTTGGGGAACGGTATCGAAAACATTGCTTTAAATCTTGATGAACGTTACA